The genomic interval AGGACATGGGGACATAAAGAGATCCATCTGTCAATGGCAGTGGAAAATGTCCATCTTTCTTttcatctcttccttccttcttttcttccttgtccattTATCTTATTCAATCTCACATTAAGGCACCATTAGGACTTAGATCCAGGATAGCCGTAGGACAATAGCTCTCCACACGAGCCTGTTCACATTTACAGATATtcaaggggaggcccttctcttggggggcatctacactgtggaaataattcaGTTAATTATTtgaactgggatttgtagtttggtgtatattaagcctggagaagagagagcTAAGAGaggatatgatagccatgtttaaatatttaaaggggtgtcatattgaggagggaacaagcttgttttctgctgctccagaaactaggacatagagcaatggatgcaaactacaggaaaaagagagtccacctcaacattggataGAacgaactgtttgacagtggaagacactccctcagagaatggtggagtcttcttctttggaggtttttaaacatggcCATCTGGGGAttggggtactttgattgtgtattcctgtatagcAGAATAGGGTtcaactggatggctcttggagtctcttccaactctatggttctgtgatgcAATCTATTGCAATCTATCACACTCTCTTATTCCTTGGGCTCCAGGCAAATCATACTAAAGCAGACTTTTAATAAGTCTCTCCTTATACCCTGTCCTTTCCTTGGCTTTTtaacttttcctcctcctcctacaccCTGCTATTTTGGGGATGGACATAATCTCTTATAGGAAGTGTATCCATCCCGTCTCACAGCAATCGTGAGTCGGACTGGGGGGCTCATCTTCCTCATCCACGCAAGGCGGGGGGCGGAAGGAATAGTTGCGCCCCTGGTTATTGTCCCAGAACTCATTCCCACCCACAAGGTAGCATAGTGCAAACTCCAGGAAGACCCCTGGCGGGAGAGGTACAGGCAGAAGAAGGCGGAAGGCAAAGCGGTCAGCGTGGTCCCGGCCCCGGCCTGCAGGCGCGGCGTAGGAGGCCCGGGCTTCGTGTCGTGTGGCCCAGGAGTCCCACGTGTAACGCACAGAGACCCGTTTCTCGTAGGCCAAGTTGAGCACGCGGATGGTGCCAGACACACAGGAACCCTCAGCCCGGGCTCCTTCTAGCAGCACACATTGGGCCAGGAGGCGTTGCGAGAAATCCGGCAAGCTCAGGGGGTCCGGGAAGGTGGGTTCTAGCAGGCACCGTAGACTCAAAGGATCCTGAGGATAGGAATGAAAGGGAGGATATGAGAATTagaaaacaaaccccaaacaagCATGGCAACTTCCTTAGAATTAAAAGGGCTCCCTTAATTCTGCCCACCAGCAGGAATTATAGGGATTGTAACCCCCCAGACATAGAAGGAAgactgaagataggaggaaggaacatcagtggtctaagatatgtggatgacaccattctacacccctttaaatatttaaacatggcatcacagacatggaacaatcactaaaaaaactcaaagaagaaagtgcaaaggcaggactaacactaacaatttaaaacaaaaataatgaccatggaagatttaTATAAACACAACTTAGATAACgataaaatcaaaatagttaaagatttctgtTTGGATCAAAATTAAGATAatatagaagaaaaagaaattcctgCCCAGGAAGGAAGTAAAATAGTGGGTTTGGAAAAGAAACAGTAATGTGTGTGGTGGGGAAGAAATTGGAAAGGATGTAAGATGTAAGAAGGAACATAGATGAGTTATAGAGGCCACAAGTAGGAAGAAGAgaataaaggggaaaaagaaggaacTGTAAAAAATGGAGTGCGAGGCGAGGGAGAGACCAAAGGATATAAAGGGAAATTAAGCATGGTGGAGGGCAAAACTAGAAACTAGAAGGATACTGATGTGGAGAAAAGTTATTGGTGGACAGGAAGATAAAAGAATTAGAACCTGGGAGGTTTACAAAAAGAAAACTactgtgggtccttggtatttgctggggtttggttccaggacccctgcggataccaaaatctgtggatgctcaagtccaattaaatacaacggcatagtaaattagtgccccttatataaagtaTAAAATCAAGAATTGCTTTtggtatttattgatttttaaaaatatttgcaaggtatggatgcttgaatcggtgaattaaaaatctgtggatacaaaggacTGACTGTAGAAGGATGAAGAAAggtgagaaggaggaaaaaaggcagGTAAGTGAGATGATGGATGAAGGGAAAGANNNNNNNNNNAAAAGAGGGACAGCAAGGAGTGCTAAAagatgggaggggaggggaggaaggaaggaaggaaggaaggaaggaaggaaggaaggaaggaaggaagggcaatgGGACAGAAAGCAAGaacaaatgaaatacagtggaaaaAAGGGATTTGATAGTGTGATATTTGATTCTTATTCtcagggaagaaaagaacaacTCCAGACTCCTGATAACATCATAATTCATTTCTGCTACTTTCCCTTGGCAGCCTTGAATACAGCAATTACGGACACATTACTACCGTACTTCATGCCATATTTGTGAGGGCCAGCAGGCTAATGTGCATTTTGGGACCAAAAGAGGGGAAGTTAGATGGCAGGACTGCAAATAGTTTCTCTTCAGACTCAGAATTAGTGTGTGAGGCAATTgctctcttcctttttcctccctctcccaaATTTCCTAAAACATAGGTCTATTTTGCACCTGCTGCAACACAGGAAgacatttccctccctttccttagTGACTTCTGTTTCTGGCGATGGGGTGTCATCACGGCGTGTCTAATAATTCTAATAATTCAAGAGCAGCTG from Sceloporus undulatus isolate JIND9_A2432 ecotype Alabama chromosome 6, SceUnd_v1.1, whole genome shotgun sequence carries:
- the PPP1R3E gene encoding protein phosphatase 1 regulatory subunit 3E; amino-acid sequence: MARAPPSPLTPGNIPRNLSYIAGLYERAYYRTARPSLAEDSGTEGSESESEGRPRSRPRRRRHLFGGPKKRGRRRTRSAPARGRNKGASRSRSPGTRKRVRFADSLGLELTSVRQFWPNDLPQVPEHVHTQLRRDSLSHFAPCLPFSPPVKDPLSLRCLLEPTFPDPLSLPDFSQRLLAQCVLLEGARAEGSCVSGTIRVLNLAYEKRVSVRYTWDSWATRHEARASYAAPAGRGRDHADRFAFRLLLPVPLPPGVFLEFALCYLVGGNEFWDNNQGRNYSFRPPPCVDEEDEPPSPTHDCCETGWIHFL